One segment of bacterium DNA contains the following:
- a CDS encoding serine/threonine-protein phosphatase translates to MSEALATAIPRAQLVWAGRSDQGLVRKRNEDSFGLFAGGAGKTRHLLVVADGVGGSAAGDVASRIAVAAIQMAFQAGGENGQPGPILEAALRGANVAVLAAAAAEPRLKTMATTCTAALLAGRRFTIAHVGDSRAYLRRRGVLRRLTCDHTVAEDFRVRGLAPAPEGAGLRQVITRCLGMSETLAVDLVTSEPLAPGDALLLCTDGLGRCVSDEEIDEFLRVAQPAAACGLLIDLVRRRGAPDNVTVAIAAIVPTRN, encoded by the coding sequence ATGAGCGAGGCGCTGGCCACGGCGATTCCGCGCGCGCAGCTCGTCTGGGCCGGGCGGAGCGACCAGGGCCTCGTGCGCAAGCGCAACGAGGACAGCTTCGGTCTCTTCGCCGGCGGCGCGGGCAAGACGCGTCACCTGCTCGTCGTGGCGGACGGTGTCGGCGGCAGCGCGGCGGGGGACGTCGCGAGCCGCATCGCCGTCGCGGCGATCCAGATGGCCTTCCAGGCCGGTGGCGAGAACGGACAGCCCGGTCCCATCCTGGAGGCCGCGCTGCGCGGCGCGAACGTGGCCGTGCTCGCCGCGGCCGCCGCCGAGCCGCGGCTCAAGACGATGGCGACGACCTGCACGGCCGCGCTGCTGGCCGGACGGCGTTTCACGATCGCGCACGTCGGTGACAGCCGCGCCTACCTGCGCCGCCGCGGCGTGCTGCGGCGCCTGACCTGCGACCACACGGTGGCCGAGGACTTCCGCGTGAGGGGCCTGGCGCCGGCCCCGGAGGGCGCGGGGCTGCGGCAGGTGATCACCCGCTGCCTCGGCATGAGCGAGACCCTGGCCGTGGACCTCGTGACCAGCGAGCCGCTCGCCCCGGGCGACGCGCTGCTCCTGTGCACGGATGGTCTGGGCCGCTGCGTGAGCGACGAGGAGATCGACGAGTTCCTCCGCGTCGCCCAGCCCGCGGCCGCCTGTGGGCTGCTCATCGATCTCGTGCGCCGCCGCGGGGCGCCCGACAATGTGACGGTGGCGATCGCCGCCATCGTGCCGACTCGCAACTGA
- a CDS encoding dihydroorotate dehydrogenase, with the protein MSEPRAVSLAAQVGELRLANPLLAASGCFGYGLECDPLLPPETFGAVVTKTITPLARAGNPMPRIAETPAGMLNSIGLENVGLAAFLADKLPALAARGVAPVVSIAAGSAEEFAALAGRLAAAPQAIAALELNLSCPNLAPHGANFATDPLAVERVTRAVKDVFPRAPVWAKLSPNVADIGLVARAAEAAGADAVSAINTLVGMDIDLATGRSPFARVTAGLSGPAIFPVALAAVYRVAQSVRIPVVAIGGAASTEMVLKFLAAGASAVQLGTALYIDPGLPARVLAELADALRARGCADLKPLRAQWLEASR; encoded by the coding sequence ATGAGTGAGCCGCGCGCCGTCTCGCTCGCTGCGCAGGTGGGCGAGCTCCGCCTCGCCAATCCCCTGCTCGCGGCCTCCGGCTGCTTCGGCTACGGGCTCGAGTGCGATCCGCTGCTGCCGCCGGAGACCTTCGGCGCCGTCGTCACGAAGACGATCACGCCGCTCGCCCGCGCCGGCAACCCGATGCCCCGCATCGCCGAGACGCCGGCGGGCATGCTCAACTCGATCGGCCTGGAGAACGTGGGCCTCGCCGCCTTCCTCGCCGACAAGCTGCCCGCGCTCGCGGCGCGGGGCGTGGCGCCGGTGGTCTCGATCGCGGCCGGCTCCGCGGAGGAGTTCGCCGCGCTGGCCGGGCGGCTCGCGGCGGCGCCGCAGGCGATCGCCGCGCTCGAGCTGAACCTCAGCTGCCCGAACCTGGCGCCGCACGGGGCGAATTTCGCCACCGATCCGCTGGCGGTCGAGCGCGTGACCCGCGCCGTGAAGGACGTCTTTCCGCGCGCGCCCGTCTGGGCGAAGCTCAGCCCGAATGTCGCCGACATCGGCCTCGTCGCGCGGGCGGCCGAGGCGGCCGGCGCCGATGCCGTGAGCGCGATCAACACGCTCGTCGGCATGGACATCGATCTCGCCACGGGCAGGAGCCCCTTCGCGCGCGTGACGGCCGGCCTTTCGGGCCCCGCGATCTTCCCGGTCGCGCTCGCGGCCGTCTACCGCGTGGCGCAGAGCGTGCGCATCCCGGTCGTCGCCATCGGCGGCGCGGCGAGCACGGAGATGGTCCTGAAATTCCTGGCCGCCGGGGCCAGCGCCGTGCAGCTCGGCACCGCGCTCTACATCGATCCCGGCCTGCCGGCGCGGGTGCTCGCCGAACTCGCGGACGCGCTGCGCGCGCGCGGCTGCGCGGACCTGAAACCCCTGCGCGCCCAGTGGCTGGAGGCCTCGCGATGA
- a CDS encoding orotate phosphoribosyltransferase has product MTPEQVMERLRATEAVLEGHFQLSSGRHSDRYVQCARLLAATPVAAEVGAALAALLPAELDLIVSPALGGLIIGHEVARARRLPFLFTEREAGAMVFRRGFAVARGARCAVVEDVVTSGGSLLEAAAALRAAGGVLVAAGAIVDRSGAAPPDFGVPFHALLRLEVKNWEPAACPLCAAGSIAVKPGSRHLGQGQG; this is encoded by the coding sequence ATGACGCCCGAGCAAGTGATGGAGCGCCTGCGCGCGACCGAGGCCGTGCTCGAAGGCCATTTCCAGCTCAGCAGCGGGCGCCACAGCGACCGCTACGTGCAGTGCGCGCGGCTGCTCGCGGCGACGCCCGTGGCGGCCGAGGTGGGCGCGGCGCTCGCGGCCCTCCTGCCTGCCGAGCTCGATTTGATCGTGAGTCCCGCGCTGGGCGGATTGATCATCGGCCACGAGGTGGCTCGCGCGCGGCGCCTGCCCTTCCTCTTCACAGAGCGCGAGGCGGGGGCGATGGTCTTCCGCCGCGGCTTCGCCGTAGCGCGTGGCGCGCGCTGCGCGGTGGTGGAGGACGTGGTGACCTCCGGCGGCAGTCTGCTGGAGGCTGCCGCGGCGCTGCGCGCAGCCGGCGGGGTGCTGGTGGCCGCGGGCGCGATTGTCGATCGCAGCGGCGCCGCGCCACCGGACTTCGGCGTGCCCTTCCACGCGCTGCTCAGGCTCGAGGTGAAGAACTGGGAGCCCGCCGCCTGCCCGCTCTGCGCGGCGGGGTCGATTGCGGTCAAGCCCGGCAGCCGGCACCTGGGGCAGGGGCAGGGCTAG
- the pyrF gene encoding orotidine-5'-phosphate decarboxylase, protein MTPLSHRLFVALDVPDAAAAKALADQLAPLGVGLKLGLELFSAEGPGLARRLANAAPLFLDLKFHDIPATVGRATAAAARLGVAMLNLHVAGGEAMVREAVRARDEAAAAAGIRPPRLIGVTVLTSLDGADLATAWGADAARDASAEALRLARLARDWGLDGVVASAQEAAAIRAACGEGFLIVTPGIRPAGSEAGDQKRVLGPAEALAAGASHLVVGRPVTRAVDPAGACRALLAAMAAAPAPERRPA, encoded by the coding sequence ATGACGCCGCTCTCCCACCGCCTCTTCGTCGCCCTCGACGTGCCCGATGCCGCGGCGGCGAAGGCGCTCGCCGACCAGCTCGCGCCGCTCGGGGTCGGGCTCAAGCTGGGCCTGGAGCTCTTCAGCGCCGAGGGTCCGGGGCTCGCGCGGCGCCTCGCCAACGCGGCGCCGCTCTTCCTCGACCTCAAGTTCCATGACATCCCGGCCACCGTGGGTCGCGCGACGGCCGCCGCCGCGCGGCTGGGCGTCGCGATGCTGAACCTGCACGTGGCGGGCGGCGAGGCGATGGTGCGCGAGGCTGTGCGCGCGCGCGACGAGGCCGCGGCCGCTGCGGGCATCCGGCCGCCGCGCTTGATCGGCGTCACCGTACTGACCAGCCTCGACGGCGCCGACCTCGCCACGGCCTGGGGCGCGGACGCTGCGCGCGACGCGAGCGCCGAAGCCCTGCGCCTCGCGCGCCTGGCCCGCGATTGGGGTCTGGACGGCGTCGTCGCCTCGGCGCAGGAGGCGGCGGCGATCCGCGCGGCCTGCGGGGAGGGCTTCCTCATCGTGACGCCGGGCATCCGGCCCGCCGGCAGCGAGGCGGGCGATCAAAAGCGCGTGCTCGGGCCGGCCGAGGCGCTCGCCGCGGGGGCCAGTCACCTCGTCGTCGGGCGGCCGGTGACCCGCGCCGTCGATCCGGCCGGCGCCTGCCGCGCGCTGCTCGCCGCGATGGCGGCCGCGCCGGCGCCCGAGCGGCGCCCGGCATGA
- a CDS encoding tetratricopeptide repeat protein: protein MPRPRATTARARGLAALLLLLTIAGLGGCAYFNTYTNARRFFREAETTPLGPDGRITPGARKAYDSCVEKCKKLMELYPDSKWVDDTLYLISRAYFGKGEYGSCLRRLDELDERFPEHRWRESVLYMRGVSLLEEGDEAKAIVALERLQEEFPSSTYLAEGLFRRGEAEYRLGNWSAAETAYRRLLASMAESEFHDAARLKIALAQRELKQDSLAVASLAELARVGRDRRRVFEGQLAAVEILLAQRRLDECAAVIEEIELVAESFQSRGQVLLLKGRLAEARGELAEAITLFENIAGEFPSSTTAAEAWYRIGLLRQNRENDLAEAIKAYDAAAKAGPRSVFGDLAAGKRRAAQEVIDVQARFGAMAPDSAGPSGRGCSSVSPRTSSCAWRTPRARSASTRGSSTLTPGASSPRRPPTRSPISRATASPTRRPRAGR from the coding sequence ATGCCTAGGCCGCGGGCAACGACGGCGCGCGCGCGCGGCCTCGCCGCGCTGCTGCTCCTGCTGACCATCGCCGGCCTGGGCGGCTGCGCCTACTTCAACACCTACACGAACGCCCGGCGCTTCTTCCGCGAGGCGGAGACGACGCCCCTCGGCCCCGACGGCCGCATCACGCCCGGTGCCCGCAAGGCCTACGACAGCTGCGTCGAGAAGTGCAAGAAGCTCATGGAGCTCTACCCGGACAGCAAGTGGGTGGACGACACGCTCTACCTGATCAGCCGCGCCTACTTCGGCAAGGGCGAGTACGGCAGCTGTCTGAGGCGCCTCGACGAGCTCGACGAGCGCTTCCCCGAGCACCGCTGGCGGGAGAGCGTGCTCTACATGCGGGGCGTCAGCCTGCTCGAGGAGGGCGACGAGGCGAAGGCGATCGTCGCCCTCGAGCGCTTGCAGGAGGAGTTCCCAAGTTCCACGTATCTCGCGGAGGGTCTCTTCCGCCGCGGCGAGGCCGAGTACCGCCTCGGCAACTGGTCGGCGGCCGAGACCGCCTACCGCCGCCTGCTCGCCAGCATGGCCGAGAGCGAGTTCCACGATGCCGCCCGCCTGAAGATCGCCCTCGCGCAGCGCGAGCTGAAGCAGGACTCCCTCGCCGTCGCGAGCTTGGCGGAACTGGCCCGCGTCGGCCGCGATCGGCGCCGAGTCTTCGAAGGCCAGCTCGCGGCCGTGGAGATCCTGCTCGCGCAGCGCCGCCTCGACGAGTGCGCGGCGGTGATCGAGGAGATCGAGCTCGTGGCCGAGAGCTTCCAGTCCCGCGGTCAGGTGCTGTTGCTGAAGGGGCGCCTCGCCGAGGCGCGCGGAGAGCTGGCCGAGGCGATCACGCTCTTCGAGAACATCGCCGGCGAGTTCCCCTCGAGCACCACGGCCGCCGAGGCCTGGTACCGCATCGGCCTCCTGCGTCAGAACCGCGAGAACGATCTCGCGGAGGCGATCAAGGCCTACGATGCGGCGGCGAAGGCGGGGCCGCGTTCCGTTTTCGGCGACCTCGCGGCAGGCAAGCGGCGCGCGGCCCAGGAAGTCATCGACGTGCAGGCGCGCTTCGGCGCGATGGCGCCGGATTCGGCGGGGCCGAGCGGGCGGGGCTGCAGTTCCGTCTCGCCGAGAACCAGTTCCTGCGCCTGGAGAACCCCGAGAGCGCGCTCGGCGAGTACGCGCGGGTCATCGACGCTTACCCCGGGAGCGAGTTCGCCCCGCAGGCCGCCTACGCGATCGCCTATCTCGCGCGCTACAGCCTCGCCGACACGGCGACCGCGCGCTGGGCGGTGA
- a CDS encoding NAD-dependent dihydroorotate dehydrogenase B electron transfer subunit: MSPDPRGARTPSPTPLAAVWRRARVTRCAPDGALYWDLRVEAEGLPAGTPGQFSLLAPAAPGAWDPLLPRPLSLLDAGAGWQRFLFKVVGRGTAQLAALRAGDRVGLLGPLGRAFGGLERDAEAAGEIVLVGGGVGIPPLHFLARRLSAAGRPCRALFGFNREAEIPRALLAALDVADAAGTEPATRPAAELCTLDGSAGVRGNPVARLVETLGDGPLAIKACGPAPMLAALRAAARAGDALELSLEERMACGVGVCRGCVVPVVDGAGGWRYAAICREGPVFDAASLAASAAAIALEPGHE, from the coding sequence ATGAGCCCTGACCCGCGCGGCGCGCGGACGCCGAGCCCGACGCCGCTTGCTGCCGTCTGGCGACGCGCGCGCGTGACGCGCTGCGCGCCGGACGGCGCGCTCTACTGGGACCTGCGCGTGGAGGCCGAGGGCCTGCCGGCCGGCACGCCCGGCCAGTTCTCCCTGCTGGCGCCGGCCGCGCCGGGCGCCTGGGATCCGCTGCTGCCGCGACCGCTGAGCCTGCTCGATGCCGGCGCCGGCTGGCAGCGCTTCCTCTTCAAGGTCGTCGGCCGCGGCACCGCGCAGCTCGCAGCCCTGCGCGCGGGCGACCGGGTCGGGCTGCTCGGTCCCCTCGGCCGTGCCTTCGGCGGGCTCGAGCGCGACGCGGAGGCCGCCGGCGAGATCGTGCTCGTGGGCGGGGGCGTGGGCATCCCACCCCTGCACTTCCTCGCGCGCCGCCTGAGCGCCGCGGGTCGGCCCTGCCGCGCGCTCTTCGGTTTCAACCGCGAGGCGGAGATCCCGCGGGCTCTGCTCGCGGCGTTGGACGTCGCAGACGCGGCGGGCACGGAGCCCGCGACGCGTCCGGCGGCGGAGCTGTGCACGCTCGACGGCTCGGCCGGCGTGCGCGGCAATCCGGTCGCGCGGCTCGTCGAGACGCTCGGCGACGGGCCGCTCGCGATCAAGGCCTGCGGACCGGCGCCGATGCTCGCGGCGCTGCGCGCGGCTGCACGCGCCGGCGACGCCCTCGAGCTATCGCTCGAGGAGCGCATGGCCTGCGGCGTCGGCGTCTGCCGGGGCTGCGTGGTGCCCGTGGTCGACGGCGCCGGCGGCTGGCGCTACGCGGCGATCTGCCGCGAAGGGCCCGTCTTCGACGCCGCGTCGCTGGCAGCGTCGGCGGCAGCGATCGCGCTGGAGCCGGGCCATGAGTGA
- a CDS encoding dihydroorotase, which translates to MDWIERCPTAGDYPIAQVRLVDPEAGSVAPGALRVSGGRIAELAAAAPAGAQAVLDGQGLCLAPGLIDMHVHLREPGDEDKETVATGAAAAARGGVTAMACMPNTQPICDSGAIVELIRERAAAAGLCAVHPVGAITQNAASEQLADLGEMLAAGAVALSDDGRPVTDARLLRHALELSRTWDALLISHAEELALSRDGVMHEGVVSQRLGLRGIPREAEDIATDRDVRLAALTGARLHIAHVSSRGSVEILRRAKATGLQVTAETAPHYLLLDDGALAGYDSHKKMNPPLREQSDQEALVAGLLDGTLDCVATDHAPHTEIEKERELAQAPFGVTGLETLLAAVLTRLVQPGLLALPRALALVTARPAAILRLPGGRLVAGAPADLVLFDPEEEWVVRGAEMASRSRNTPFEGMALRGRVRATVLAGAPVYQRGASGERFQPRPWQRARAHA; encoded by the coding sequence ATGGACTGGATCGAGCGCTGCCCCACCGCGGGCGACTACCCCATCGCGCAGGTCCGCCTCGTCGACCCCGAAGCCGGCAGCGTCGCCCCGGGCGCGCTGCGCGTGAGCGGGGGCCGCATCGCGGAGCTGGCGGCCGCGGCGCCCGCCGGCGCGCAGGCCGTCCTCGACGGGCAGGGCCTCTGCCTGGCGCCGGGGCTGATCGACATGCACGTGCACCTGCGCGAGCCGGGCGACGAGGACAAGGAGACCGTGGCCACCGGCGCGGCCGCCGCGGCGCGCGGCGGCGTGACCGCCATGGCCTGCATGCCCAACACGCAGCCGATCTGCGACTCGGGCGCCATCGTCGAGCTGATCCGCGAGCGCGCCGCCGCGGCCGGCCTCTGCGCCGTGCACCCGGTGGGCGCGATTACTCAGAACGCGGCGAGCGAGCAGCTCGCCGACCTCGGCGAAATGCTCGCCGCCGGCGCCGTCGCCCTCTCCGACGACGGCCGGCCCGTCACCGACGCGCGCCTCCTGCGCCACGCGCTGGAGCTGTCCCGCACCTGGGACGCGCTGCTGATCAGCCACGCCGAGGAGCTGGCGCTGAGCCGGGACGGCGTCATGCACGAGGGCGTCGTCTCGCAGCGGCTCGGCCTGCGCGGCATCCCGCGCGAGGCCGAGGACATCGCCACCGATCGCGACGTGCGCCTCGCCGCGCTGACCGGCGCGCGCCTGCACATCGCGCACGTCTCGAGCCGGGGCAGCGTGGAGATCCTGCGCCGCGCGAAGGCGACGGGCCTCCAGGTGACGGCCGAGACCGCGCCGCACTACCTGCTCCTGGACGACGGCGCGCTGGCCGGCTACGACTCGCACAAGAAGATGAACCCGCCCCTGCGCGAGCAGTCCGATCAGGAGGCGCTGGTGGCCGGGCTCCTCGACGGCACGCTGGACTGCGTCGCCACCGATCACGCGCCGCACACCGAGATCGAGAAGGAGCGCGAGCTGGCGCAGGCGCCCTTCGGCGTCACGGGGCTGGAGACCCTGCTCGCGGCCGTGCTGACGCGGCTCGTCCAGCCGGGCCTGCTCGCGCTGCCGCGCGCGCTCGCGCTGGTCACCGCGCGGCCCGCGGCCATCCTGCGCCTGCCGGGCGGCCGCCTCGTGGCCGGCGCGCCGGCGGACCTCGTGCTCTTCGATCCGGAGGAGGAATGGGTCGTGCGCGGCGCCGAGATGGCCTCGCGCTCGCGCAACACGCCCTTCGAGGGGATGGCGCTGCGCGGGCGGGTCCGGGCGACCGTGCTGGCCGGCGCGCCGGTCTACCAGCGGGGCGCGAGCGGCGAGCGCTTCCAGCCGCGGCCCTGGCAGCGGGCGCGGGCCCATGCCTAG
- a CDS encoding GDP-mannose 4,6-dehydratase, whose product MKVLITGITGFAGSHLADYLLANEPTAEIAGLYRWRSRTENVEHLAGRVALVECDVRDATATREAVEAFRPDCIFHLAAQSFVPSSWRAPQETLSTNLLGQLNIFEAVRKSGLACRIQVAGSSEEYGLVHPHELPITEDQPLRPLSPYAVSKVAQDALAYQYFMSYRLPIIRTRGFNHTGPRRPSVFVCSDFARQVVEIELGLRAPEIQVGNLEARRDFTDVRDTVRAYWLALSQGEPGEVYNVATGVSWAISEVLDKLVALAGVKVRIVQDPARLRPSDVPRLEGDASRLKAATGWAPAIPFETTLRDLLDYWRGRLAPTAQRV is encoded by the coding sequence ATGAAAGTCCTGATCACCGGCATCACCGGCTTCGCCGGCAGCCACCTCGCCGACTACCTGCTCGCCAACGAGCCGACGGCCGAGATCGCCGGCCTCTACCGCTGGCGCAGCCGCACGGAGAACGTCGAGCACCTCGCGGGCCGCGTCGCCCTCGTCGAGTGCGACGTGCGCGACGCCACGGCCACCCGCGAGGCGGTGGAGGCCTTCCGGCCCGACTGCATCTTCCACCTCGCGGCGCAGAGCTTCGTGCCCTCGAGCTGGCGCGCGCCGCAGGAGACGCTCAGCACTAACCTGCTCGGCCAGCTCAACATCTTCGAGGCCGTGCGCAAGTCCGGCCTTGCCTGCCGCATCCAGGTCGCGGGCTCGAGCGAGGAGTACGGCCTCGTCCACCCGCACGAGCTGCCGATCACCGAGGACCAGCCCCTGCGCCCACTCTCGCCCTACGCCGTGAGCAAGGTGGCCCAGGACGCCCTCGCCTATCAGTACTTCATGAGCTATCGGCTCCCGATCATCCGCACGCGCGGCTTCAACCACACCGGCCCGCGCCGGCCCTCGGTCTTCGTCTGCAGCGACTTCGCGCGGCAGGTGGTGGAGATCGAGCTCGGCCTGCGCGCGCCGGAGATCCAGGTGGGCAATCTCGAGGCCCGCCGCGACTTCACCGACGTGCGCGACACGGTGCGCGCCTACTGGCTCGCGCTCAGCCAAGGCGAGCCGGGCGAGGTCTACAACGTGGCCACGGGCGTGAGCTGGGCGATCAGCGAGGTGCTCGACAAGCTGGTCGCCCTGGCCGGCGTGAAGGTGAGGATCGTCCAGGACCCGGCGCGTCTGCGCCCGAGCGACGTGCCCCGCCTGGAGGGCGACGCCTCGCGCCTCAAGGCCGCTACCGGCTGGGCGCCCGCCATCCCCTTCGAGACCACCCTGCGCGACCTGCTCGATTACTGGCGCGGGCGCCTCGCCCCGACCGCCCAGCGCGTGTGA